A stretch of the Cheilinus undulatus linkage group 11, ASM1832078v1, whole genome shotgun sequence genome encodes the following:
- the asxl1 gene encoding putative Polycomb group protein ASXL1 isoform X1, protein MKDKQKRKKERTWAEAARMVLENFSDAPMTPKQILHVIQTKGLKEMRSGTAPLACLVTMLHSQVRGDRVKNSIFFKLPGRMSLFTLKKNALQWTKSTSETETPTESAGGTGAPASSSTPAAGSAVASTGPTEATEQESCDSTETNAAASGDNDASVDESSSSASGSTELQPPINQPQTRLSRSAGQQGRLEAQQAQHASHAQTRLSRSRQVSNQQSGRQRKKAVMMPRVVLTPLKVNGEHVPSGPMKRSRGGVDVDFETPGSILVNTNIRALINVRTFSAFPAHSQQQLLQLLPEVDRLVGSDGMARLSSSALNNEFFTHASQSWKERLAEGEFTHEMQVRFRQEMEKEKKVEAWKEKFFEEYHGQKSGLTKEESLKLTASEASEVAATVLESDVAVVATPKRRSVGRRRRDGRMRRRTRADLRRRARRTLCKATPPAIQATETTEDSAALDISAVSMGSPMSDNTVVQGEVVLQAECGVELPAETTTIEEKPAPTPEPVTLPAPIPTPTPTPTPTPTPTPSPSPSPASTSANEEPEVTARLLPEEAAPVLASTSSPSSSSSSSSSASSPASSPSSPSDRQGAFAAGLDSSSSSSASSSAAVAADPLDDTASVVTSITGGTATSSRESSPSASPATTPVPSSQLKEKRRPDEAQAFSSFPEKRPRLDDRQSFRTTIDGVRTEKPQPTTEEPKVPPIRIQLSRIKPPWVKGHPTYQICPRIVPPGEGSRRSGTGGARTLADIKARAQQARAQREAAAAVAATGDGTGTDGVRVRAATGLPDSSNGRRAREHPGPIEPGGGDGGGGGGGGSGRGGGGGMEEQGSSSGSNSSGTQLQLHNVEPVPEPSPSLSTTSTSMSLEPPQTPTPPLEEVPGSAEAGEEGEAASASDQSSSNSLAEKAAESSSPELDSVPTQAPQSTRLNQVPDSAAAPSERADLGPEKPSLVPTSIPDSLPRFGAQGVDVIQTLANSCQPKEQLKGKEAGLGGVIQHGSHHVDAQDVFSPSATERKPTNTSSPQHMDSSEKDDEAGTHSDSTETASDCENEVQEDDQHPDQDWCPQLSTPRNGQLVICSPPPPPQNQQPVIHAHVSSRQGQTVIQPCFPNGLPHPQHSRPHSQDHQPLPIRDTNVVVKMEPGEDCRISRQVSTEDECRGGLKQSINLPGSAAASKRPASSARPVSSVEANNPLVTQLLQGSLPLEKVLPTHSANRLEISRLPGPQPRLPPLPRGRPDISAQSPSPDLSAAYQNHNKSPPGRPVSCLMETPAVSQYQSQQAPGAVPVITSLPPSSSSLNFRGKPDISSQGAMESTVIKDSHGPVVTPDRPQNSQRTLQNGPSPPHADPCPTEVVPTIKINWRPPPSQIPHAHQQQLSPASSVKNEVGARPSCQALAKSPPTKPLSVTKKEPSSSMDGYLSGGAMEGLLNMEMTLARMAKKEHNKAPYSSGSPSSSSSPSPSSSLPFQLYGKLPKQGGGVSYTANVSVMDNGGFSRSMADSVLQLRPRLTSTQATLSIQAFTDSTAEEVALKCSCRLKAMIMCQGCGAFCHDDCIGPSKLCVSCLVVR, encoded by the exons GTATTGGAGAACTTCTCCGATGCACCCATGACTCCAAAACAAATCCTCCACGTCATCCAGACCAAGGGGCTGAAGGAGATGCGG AGTGGCACAGCTCCTCTGGCCTGCCTGGTCACCATGTTGCACTCCCAGGTGAGGGGAGACCGAGTCAAGAACAGCATCTTCTTCAAGCTGCCTGGACGGATGAGCCTGTTTACTCTCAAG AAGAACGCCCTCCAGTGGACAAAGTCAAcatcagagacagagacacCGACAGAGTCTGCTGGAGGAACGGGGGCTCCAGCCTCAAGCAGCACTCCGGCAGCCGGCTCAGCTGTAGCCTCGACCGGACCCACAGAGGCCACAGAGCAGGAGAGCTGCGACTCCACCGAGACCAACGCAGCTGCCAGCGGAGACAATGACG CCTCTGTAGATGAGAGCTCATCCAGCGCCTCTGGCTCCACGGAGCTGCAGCCTCCCATCAACCAGCCTCAGACCCGCCTCAGCAGATCAGCAGGACAGCAAGGACGCTTGGAGGCACAGCAGGCCCAACACGCTTCACATGCCCAGACCAGATTGAGTCGCTCCAGACAGGTCAGCAACCAGCAG TCAggaagacagagaaagaaagcagtCATGATGCCTCGTGTTGTCCTCACCCCTCTTAAAGTCAACGGAGAGCACGTCCCCTCAG GACCCATGAAAAGAAGTCGAGGAGGAGTTGATGTAGACTTTGAAACACCAGGCTCCATCCTGGTCAACACAAATATCAGAGCGCTCATCAACGTTCGGACCTTCTCAGCGTTTCCTGCACACTCACAACAGCAgcttctgcagctgctgccagAAGTGGACAGACTG GTTGGATCTGATGGGATGGCTCGACTCAGCAGTTCAGCTCTCAACAATGAGTTCTTCACCCACGCTTCTCAGAGCTGGAAGGAGCGGCTGGCAGAGG gTGAGTTCACCCATGAGATGCAGGTGCGATTCCGACAGGAaatggagaaagagaagaaggtTGAAGCATGGAAGGAGAAATTCTTTGAGGAGTACCACGGGCAAAA GTCTGGTCTGACTAAGGAGGAGTCCCTTAAACTGACTGCCAGTGAAGCCAGTGAAGTTGCAGCAACGGTGCTGGAAAGTGACGTAGCTGTAGTTGCAACACCGAAGAGACGCAGCGTTGGTCGGAGGAGGAGAGACGGGCGGATGAGGAGACGCACGCGAGCTGATCTGCGCCGCCGGGCCCGCAGAACCCTCTGTAAGGCCACTCCTCCAGCCATACAGGCAACAGAAACCACAGAAGACAGCGCTGCTCTGGACATCTCTGCAGTCTCCATGGGCTCGCCCATGTCCGACAACACAGTGGTGCAAGGTGAGGTGGTGCTGCAGGCCGAGTGTGGCGTGGAGCTCCCAGCTGAGACCACCACGATAGAGGAAAAGCCTGCACCCACTCCAGAGCCGGTCACATTACCAGCTCCCATTCCCACTCCGACACCCACTCCAACACCCACTCCAACACCCACTCCAAGCCCCAGCCCCAGTCCTGCCTCCACCAGCGCCAACGAAGAGCCAGAAGTCACAGCTCGCCTTCTCCCAGAGGAGGCCGCGCCCGTTCTGGCCTCCACCTCctccccatcctcctcctcctcatcttcttcaTCTGCCTCCTCACCAGCCTCCTCGCCCTCCTCCCCCTCAGACAGACAAGGAGCTTTTGCAGCAGGCTTGgactcctcctcttcctcttcagcGTCATCCAGTGCCGCGGTTGCGGCCGATCCCCTGGATGACACCGCCTCTGTGGTCACCTCCATCACCGGAGGCACCGCCACCAGCAGCCGTGAGAGCAGCCCCTCAGCCAGCCCAGCCACCACTCCCGTTCCCAGCTCCCAGCTCAAGGAGAAGAGGAGGCCCGACGAGGCTCAGGCCTTTTCCAGCTTTCCCGAAAAGAGGCCGCGGCTGGATGACCGTCAGTCCTTTCGTACCACAATTGACGGTGTCCGTACGGAGAAGCCGCAGCCGACAACAGAAGAGCCCAAGGTGCCGCCTATCCGG ATTCAACTGTCCAGAATCAAACCTCCCTGGGTCAAAGGCCACCCCACCTACCAGATCTGTCCGCGGATCGTGCCTCCCGGCGAGGGCTCGCGGCGGTCGGGGACGGGGGGTGCGCGCACCTTGGCGGACATCAAAGCCCGCGCCCAGCAAGCCCGCGCCCAACGCGAGGCCGCTGCTGCTGTTGCAGCCACTGGCGACGGGACAGGGACGGACGGGGTCCGGGTGCGGGCTGCTACTGGGCTACCGGATAGCAGCAATGGACGACGAGCGCGAGAGCATCCAGGACCTATCGAGCCCGGAGGAGgagacggaggaggaggaggaggaggaggaagtggaAGAGGGGGAGGTGGTGGGATGGAGGAGCAGGGATCGTCTTCGGGCTCTAATTCGTCTGGAACACAACTACAGCTTCACAATGTAGAGCCAGTGCCAGAGCCGTCGCCGTCTCTGTCCACTACCTCCACCTCCATGTCCCTGGAGCCCCCTCAGACCCCGACTCCACCTCTAGAGGAGGTCCCCGGGAGCGCAGAAGCTGGAGAAGAAGGAGAAGCAGCATCAGCCAGCGACCAGAGCTCCTCCAACAGTCTTGCAGAGAAAGCAGCTGAGTCGTCTTCTCCGGAGCTGGACTCTGTACCCACCCAGGCCCCTCAGTCAACCAGGCTGAACCAAGTCCCAGACTCTGCTGCTGCCCCCTCTGAAAGGGCAGACCTGGGTCCTGAAAAACCCTCTCTGGTCCCAACCTCCATCCCAGATTCCCTCCCCAGGTTTGGGGCTCAGGGTGTGGATGTCATTCAGACTCTAGCGAATTCCTGCCAGCCCAAAGAGCAGCTGAAAGGAAAGGAGGCAGGACTAGGAGGTGTCATCCAACATGGCTCCCATCATGTGGATGCCCAGGACgttttctctccctctgctaCAGAGAGAAAGCCTACAAACACATCCTCACCCCAGCACATGGACTCCTCTGAGAAAGACGACGAGGCTGGGACTCACAGTGACTCTACGGAAACCGCTTCAGACTGTGAGAACGAGGTTCAGGAGGATGATCAGCACCCCGATCAGGACTGGTGCCCTCAACTGAGCACGCCCAGAAACGGCCAACTGGTCATCTGcagtcctcctcctccccctcagAACCAGCAGCCAGTCATCCACGCCCACGTGTCCAGCCGCCAAGGTCAGACAGTCATTCAGCCATGCTTCCCCAACGGTCTGCCCCACCCTCAGCACAGTCGCCCCCATTCCCAG GATCACCAGCCCCTCCCCATCCGGGACACCAACGTTGTGGTCAAAATGGAGCCAGGAGAAGACTGCAGGATCTCCAGACAGGTGTCAACTGAAGACGAGTGTCGTGGAGGTTTGAAGCAGTCCATCAACCTCCCCGGTTCTGCTGCTGCCTCCAAGAGACCGGCCAGCTCAGCCAGACCGGTGTCTAGTGTGGAAGCCAACAACCCGCTGGTCACTCAGCTGCTACAGGGCAGTCTGCCCCTGGAGAAGGTTCTGCCCACGCACTCTGCCAACAGGTTAGAGATCAGCCGATTACCGGGACCCCAGCCAAGATTGCCACCGCTGCCACGAGGCAGACCGGACATCTCAGCCCAGTCTCCAAGCCCAGATCTGTCTGCGGCCTATCAGAACCACAACAAGTCTCCTCCAGGACGTCCTGTGTCCTGTCTGATGGAGACCCCAGCTGTTTCCCAGTATCAGTCCCAGCAGGCCCCTGGAGCGGTCCCTGTCATCACCTCTctgcccccctcctcctccagttTAAACTTCAGAGGGAAACCAGACATCAGCTCTCAGGGCGCTATGGAGTCCACCGTCATCAAAGACTCTCACGGCCCCGTGGTCACTCCAGACAGACCGCAGAACTCTCAGCGGACCCTGCAGAACGGCCCCTCTCCTCCCCATGCTGACCCGTGCCCCACGGAAGTGGTGCCCACCATCAAGATCAACTGGCGCCCTCCTCCATCTCAAATCCCCCATGCTCACCAACAGCAGCTATCTCCTGCGTCGTCTGTGAAGAACGAAGTCGGTGCTCGTCCATCCTGCCAGGCTCTGGCTAAATCGCCCCCCACCAAACCTCTGAGTGTTACCAAAAAGGAGCCAAGCAGCTCCATGGATGGCTACCTGAGCGGCGGGGCCATGGAGGGACTCCTCAACATGGAGATGACTTTAGCCAGGATGGCCAAGAAGGAGCACAACAAAGCTCCCTACTCCTCCGGCTccccgtcctcctcctcctctccatcgCCCTCATCGTCACTCCCCTTCCAGCTCTACGGGAAGCTCCCCAAGCAAGGCGGAGGAGTCAGCTACACGGCCAACGTGTCTGTGATGGATAACGGCGGTTTCTCCCGCAGCATGGCGGACAGCGTTCTCCAGCTGCGCCCCCGTTTGACCTCCACGCAGGCCACCCTCAGCATCCAGGCCTTTACTGACAGTACGGCCGAGGAGGTGGCGCTCAAATGCTCGTGCCGCCTCAAAGCCATGATCATGTGCCAAGGCTGCGGTGCCTTCTGCCATGACGACTGCATCGGGCCCTCCAAACTGTGCGTGTCGTGTCTGGTGGTCAGATAG
- the asxl1 gene encoding putative Polycomb group protein ASXL1 isoform X2: MKDKQKRKKERTWAEAARMVLENFSDAPMTPKQILHVIQTKGLKEMRSGTAPLACLVTMLHSQVRGDRVKNSIFFKLPGRMSLFTLKKNALQWTKSTSETETPTESAGGTGAPASSSTPAAGSAVASTGPTEATEQESCDSTETNAAASGDNDASVDESSSSASGSTELQPPINQPQTRLSRSAGQQGRLEAQQAQHASHAQTRLSRSRQSGRQRKKAVMMPRVVLTPLKVNGEHVPSGPMKRSRGGVDVDFETPGSILVNTNIRALINVRTFSAFPAHSQQQLLQLLPEVDRLVGSDGMARLSSSALNNEFFTHASQSWKERLAEGEFTHEMQVRFRQEMEKEKKVEAWKEKFFEEYHGQKSGLTKEESLKLTASEASEVAATVLESDVAVVATPKRRSVGRRRRDGRMRRRTRADLRRRARRTLCKATPPAIQATETTEDSAALDISAVSMGSPMSDNTVVQGEVVLQAECGVELPAETTTIEEKPAPTPEPVTLPAPIPTPTPTPTPTPTPTPSPSPSPASTSANEEPEVTARLLPEEAAPVLASTSSPSSSSSSSSSASSPASSPSSPSDRQGAFAAGLDSSSSSSASSSAAVAADPLDDTASVVTSITGGTATSSRESSPSASPATTPVPSSQLKEKRRPDEAQAFSSFPEKRPRLDDRQSFRTTIDGVRTEKPQPTTEEPKVPPIRIQLSRIKPPWVKGHPTYQICPRIVPPGEGSRRSGTGGARTLADIKARAQQARAQREAAAAVAATGDGTGTDGVRVRAATGLPDSSNGRRAREHPGPIEPGGGDGGGGGGGGSGRGGGGGMEEQGSSSGSNSSGTQLQLHNVEPVPEPSPSLSTTSTSMSLEPPQTPTPPLEEVPGSAEAGEEGEAASASDQSSSNSLAEKAAESSSPELDSVPTQAPQSTRLNQVPDSAAAPSERADLGPEKPSLVPTSIPDSLPRFGAQGVDVIQTLANSCQPKEQLKGKEAGLGGVIQHGSHHVDAQDVFSPSATERKPTNTSSPQHMDSSEKDDEAGTHSDSTETASDCENEVQEDDQHPDQDWCPQLSTPRNGQLVICSPPPPPQNQQPVIHAHVSSRQGQTVIQPCFPNGLPHPQHSRPHSQDHQPLPIRDTNVVVKMEPGEDCRISRQVSTEDECRGGLKQSINLPGSAAASKRPASSARPVSSVEANNPLVTQLLQGSLPLEKVLPTHSANRLEISRLPGPQPRLPPLPRGRPDISAQSPSPDLSAAYQNHNKSPPGRPVSCLMETPAVSQYQSQQAPGAVPVITSLPPSSSSLNFRGKPDISSQGAMESTVIKDSHGPVVTPDRPQNSQRTLQNGPSPPHADPCPTEVVPTIKINWRPPPSQIPHAHQQQLSPASSVKNEVGARPSCQALAKSPPTKPLSVTKKEPSSSMDGYLSGGAMEGLLNMEMTLARMAKKEHNKAPYSSGSPSSSSSPSPSSSLPFQLYGKLPKQGGGVSYTANVSVMDNGGFSRSMADSVLQLRPRLTSTQATLSIQAFTDSTAEEVALKCSCRLKAMIMCQGCGAFCHDDCIGPSKLCVSCLVVR, encoded by the exons GTATTGGAGAACTTCTCCGATGCACCCATGACTCCAAAACAAATCCTCCACGTCATCCAGACCAAGGGGCTGAAGGAGATGCGG AGTGGCACAGCTCCTCTGGCCTGCCTGGTCACCATGTTGCACTCCCAGGTGAGGGGAGACCGAGTCAAGAACAGCATCTTCTTCAAGCTGCCTGGACGGATGAGCCTGTTTACTCTCAAG AAGAACGCCCTCCAGTGGACAAAGTCAAcatcagagacagagacacCGACAGAGTCTGCTGGAGGAACGGGGGCTCCAGCCTCAAGCAGCACTCCGGCAGCCGGCTCAGCTGTAGCCTCGACCGGACCCACAGAGGCCACAGAGCAGGAGAGCTGCGACTCCACCGAGACCAACGCAGCTGCCAGCGGAGACAATGACG CCTCTGTAGATGAGAGCTCATCCAGCGCCTCTGGCTCCACGGAGCTGCAGCCTCCCATCAACCAGCCTCAGACCCGCCTCAGCAGATCAGCAGGACAGCAAGGACGCTTGGAGGCACAGCAGGCCCAACACGCTTCACATGCCCAGACCAGATTGAGTCGCTCCAGACAG TCAggaagacagagaaagaaagcagtCATGATGCCTCGTGTTGTCCTCACCCCTCTTAAAGTCAACGGAGAGCACGTCCCCTCAG GACCCATGAAAAGAAGTCGAGGAGGAGTTGATGTAGACTTTGAAACACCAGGCTCCATCCTGGTCAACACAAATATCAGAGCGCTCATCAACGTTCGGACCTTCTCAGCGTTTCCTGCACACTCACAACAGCAgcttctgcagctgctgccagAAGTGGACAGACTG GTTGGATCTGATGGGATGGCTCGACTCAGCAGTTCAGCTCTCAACAATGAGTTCTTCACCCACGCTTCTCAGAGCTGGAAGGAGCGGCTGGCAGAGG gTGAGTTCACCCATGAGATGCAGGTGCGATTCCGACAGGAaatggagaaagagaagaaggtTGAAGCATGGAAGGAGAAATTCTTTGAGGAGTACCACGGGCAAAA GTCTGGTCTGACTAAGGAGGAGTCCCTTAAACTGACTGCCAGTGAAGCCAGTGAAGTTGCAGCAACGGTGCTGGAAAGTGACGTAGCTGTAGTTGCAACACCGAAGAGACGCAGCGTTGGTCGGAGGAGGAGAGACGGGCGGATGAGGAGACGCACGCGAGCTGATCTGCGCCGCCGGGCCCGCAGAACCCTCTGTAAGGCCACTCCTCCAGCCATACAGGCAACAGAAACCACAGAAGACAGCGCTGCTCTGGACATCTCTGCAGTCTCCATGGGCTCGCCCATGTCCGACAACACAGTGGTGCAAGGTGAGGTGGTGCTGCAGGCCGAGTGTGGCGTGGAGCTCCCAGCTGAGACCACCACGATAGAGGAAAAGCCTGCACCCACTCCAGAGCCGGTCACATTACCAGCTCCCATTCCCACTCCGACACCCACTCCAACACCCACTCCAACACCCACTCCAAGCCCCAGCCCCAGTCCTGCCTCCACCAGCGCCAACGAAGAGCCAGAAGTCACAGCTCGCCTTCTCCCAGAGGAGGCCGCGCCCGTTCTGGCCTCCACCTCctccccatcctcctcctcctcatcttcttcaTCTGCCTCCTCACCAGCCTCCTCGCCCTCCTCCCCCTCAGACAGACAAGGAGCTTTTGCAGCAGGCTTGgactcctcctcttcctcttcagcGTCATCCAGTGCCGCGGTTGCGGCCGATCCCCTGGATGACACCGCCTCTGTGGTCACCTCCATCACCGGAGGCACCGCCACCAGCAGCCGTGAGAGCAGCCCCTCAGCCAGCCCAGCCACCACTCCCGTTCCCAGCTCCCAGCTCAAGGAGAAGAGGAGGCCCGACGAGGCTCAGGCCTTTTCCAGCTTTCCCGAAAAGAGGCCGCGGCTGGATGACCGTCAGTCCTTTCGTACCACAATTGACGGTGTCCGTACGGAGAAGCCGCAGCCGACAACAGAAGAGCCCAAGGTGCCGCCTATCCGG ATTCAACTGTCCAGAATCAAACCTCCCTGGGTCAAAGGCCACCCCACCTACCAGATCTGTCCGCGGATCGTGCCTCCCGGCGAGGGCTCGCGGCGGTCGGGGACGGGGGGTGCGCGCACCTTGGCGGACATCAAAGCCCGCGCCCAGCAAGCCCGCGCCCAACGCGAGGCCGCTGCTGCTGTTGCAGCCACTGGCGACGGGACAGGGACGGACGGGGTCCGGGTGCGGGCTGCTACTGGGCTACCGGATAGCAGCAATGGACGACGAGCGCGAGAGCATCCAGGACCTATCGAGCCCGGAGGAGgagacggaggaggaggaggaggaggaggaagtggaAGAGGGGGAGGTGGTGGGATGGAGGAGCAGGGATCGTCTTCGGGCTCTAATTCGTCTGGAACACAACTACAGCTTCACAATGTAGAGCCAGTGCCAGAGCCGTCGCCGTCTCTGTCCACTACCTCCACCTCCATGTCCCTGGAGCCCCCTCAGACCCCGACTCCACCTCTAGAGGAGGTCCCCGGGAGCGCAGAAGCTGGAGAAGAAGGAGAAGCAGCATCAGCCAGCGACCAGAGCTCCTCCAACAGTCTTGCAGAGAAAGCAGCTGAGTCGTCTTCTCCGGAGCTGGACTCTGTACCCACCCAGGCCCCTCAGTCAACCAGGCTGAACCAAGTCCCAGACTCTGCTGCTGCCCCCTCTGAAAGGGCAGACCTGGGTCCTGAAAAACCCTCTCTGGTCCCAACCTCCATCCCAGATTCCCTCCCCAGGTTTGGGGCTCAGGGTGTGGATGTCATTCAGACTCTAGCGAATTCCTGCCAGCCCAAAGAGCAGCTGAAAGGAAAGGAGGCAGGACTAGGAGGTGTCATCCAACATGGCTCCCATCATGTGGATGCCCAGGACgttttctctccctctgctaCAGAGAGAAAGCCTACAAACACATCCTCACCCCAGCACATGGACTCCTCTGAGAAAGACGACGAGGCTGGGACTCACAGTGACTCTACGGAAACCGCTTCAGACTGTGAGAACGAGGTTCAGGAGGATGATCAGCACCCCGATCAGGACTGGTGCCCTCAACTGAGCACGCCCAGAAACGGCCAACTGGTCATCTGcagtcctcctcctccccctcagAACCAGCAGCCAGTCATCCACGCCCACGTGTCCAGCCGCCAAGGTCAGACAGTCATTCAGCCATGCTTCCCCAACGGTCTGCCCCACCCTCAGCACAGTCGCCCCCATTCCCAG GATCACCAGCCCCTCCCCATCCGGGACACCAACGTTGTGGTCAAAATGGAGCCAGGAGAAGACTGCAGGATCTCCAGACAGGTGTCAACTGAAGACGAGTGTCGTGGAGGTTTGAAGCAGTCCATCAACCTCCCCGGTTCTGCTGCTGCCTCCAAGAGACCGGCCAGCTCAGCCAGACCGGTGTCTAGTGTGGAAGCCAACAACCCGCTGGTCACTCAGCTGCTACAGGGCAGTCTGCCCCTGGAGAAGGTTCTGCCCACGCACTCTGCCAACAGGTTAGAGATCAGCCGATTACCGGGACCCCAGCCAAGATTGCCACCGCTGCCACGAGGCAGACCGGACATCTCAGCCCAGTCTCCAAGCCCAGATCTGTCTGCGGCCTATCAGAACCACAACAAGTCTCCTCCAGGACGTCCTGTGTCCTGTCTGATGGAGACCCCAGCTGTTTCCCAGTATCAGTCCCAGCAGGCCCCTGGAGCGGTCCCTGTCATCACCTCTctgcccccctcctcctccagttTAAACTTCAGAGGGAAACCAGACATCAGCTCTCAGGGCGCTATGGAGTCCACCGTCATCAAAGACTCTCACGGCCCCGTGGTCACTCCAGACAGACCGCAGAACTCTCAGCGGACCCTGCAGAACGGCCCCTCTCCTCCCCATGCTGACCCGTGCCCCACGGAAGTGGTGCCCACCATCAAGATCAACTGGCGCCCTCCTCCATCTCAAATCCCCCATGCTCACCAACAGCAGCTATCTCCTGCGTCGTCTGTGAAGAACGAAGTCGGTGCTCGTCCATCCTGCCAGGCTCTGGCTAAATCGCCCCCCACCAAACCTCTGAGTGTTACCAAAAAGGAGCCAAGCAGCTCCATGGATGGCTACCTGAGCGGCGGGGCCATGGAGGGACTCCTCAACATGGAGATGACTTTAGCCAGGATGGCCAAGAAGGAGCACAACAAAGCTCCCTACTCCTCCGGCTccccgtcctcctcctcctctccatcgCCCTCATCGTCACTCCCCTTCCAGCTCTACGGGAAGCTCCCCAAGCAAGGCGGAGGAGTCAGCTACACGGCCAACGTGTCTGTGATGGATAACGGCGGTTTCTCCCGCAGCATGGCGGACAGCGTTCTCCAGCTGCGCCCCCGTTTGACCTCCACGCAGGCCACCCTCAGCATCCAGGCCTTTACTGACAGTACGGCCGAGGAGGTGGCGCTCAAATGCTCGTGCCGCCTCAAAGCCATGATCATGTGCCAAGGCTGCGGTGCCTTCTGCCATGACGACTGCATCGGGCCCTCCAAACTGTGCGTGTCGTGTCTGGTGGTCAGATAG